In one Trichosurus vulpecula isolate mTriVul1 chromosome 8, mTriVul1.pri, whole genome shotgun sequence genomic region, the following are encoded:
- the LOC118828995 gene encoding olfactory receptor 4K15-like — MNETNYSRVSEFILLGLSDTPELQPLFFVVFSLLYIGILMGNFLIILTVTSDPCLHSPMYFLLANLSFIDVCVASFATPKMISDFLVEQKTISFEACLAQIFFVHLFAGSEMVLLVSMAYDRYVAICKPLHYMTIMSRRVCIILVIIPWCVGFIHTTSQLAFTVNLPFCGPNKVDSFFCDLPLVTKLACIDTYVVSLLIVADSGFLSMSSFILLVVSYTVILITVRNRSSASMAKARSTLTAHITVVMLFFGPCIFIYVWPFSGYSVDKVLAVFYTIFTPILNPVIYTLRNKEVKAAMSKLRNRYLKSGQVSAIIRNALFLEPK; from the coding sequence ATGAATGAGACAAATTATTCCCGAGTATCTGAGTTCATCTTGCTGGGACTCTCTGATACCCCAGAACTCCAACCTCTCTTCTTTGTTGTGTTTTCATTGCTCTACATTGGTATTCTGATGGGAAACTTCCTTATCATCCTCACTGTGACTTCAGACCCATGTCTTCATTCACCCATGTACTTTTTACTTGCAaacctctcttttattgatgtctGTGTGGCCTCTTTTGCCACCCCTAAAATGATTTCAGACTTCCTTGTTGAGCAAAAGACCATCTCCTTTGAAGCTTGTCTGGCTCAGATTTTCTTTGTACACCTTTTCGCCGGGAGTGAGATGGTGCTCCTTGTGTCCATGGCCTACGATCGCTATGTTGCAATATGTAAACCGCTCCACTACATGACCATCATGAGTCGGCGTGTCTGTATCATTCTGGTCATCATCCCCTGGTGTGTTGGCTTCATACACACAACTAGCCAGCTGGCATTTACAGTCAACTTGCCCTTCTGTGGCCCCAACAAGGTGGACAGCTTTTTCTGTGACCTCCCTCTGGTAACCAAACTTGCCTGTATAGATACCTATGTTGTTAGCTTACTAATTGTGGCAGACAGTGGTTTTCTGTCCATGAGCTCCTTTATCCTCCTGGTTGTTTCATATACAGTCATACTCATCACAGTACGCAATCGCTCATCAGCTAGTATGGCAAAGGCACGTTCTACACTAACTGCCCATATCACTGTGGTCATGCTGTTCTTTGGGCCATGCATCTTCATCTATGTGTGGCCCTTCAGTGGCTACTCAGTGGATAAGGTTCTTGCAGTGTTTTATACCATTTTCACTCCCATTTTAAACCCAGTTATTTATACCCTGAGGAACAAAGAGGTAAAGGCAGCTATGTCCAAATTGAGGAACCGATACCTAAAGTCTGGCCAAGTATCTGCTATAATAAGAAATGCCCTATTCTTGGAACCCAAATAA